From one Saprospiraceae bacterium genomic stretch:
- a CDS encoding serine hydrolase — MSSRRYFLNQSGALILGAGVLPSVTPFLETKKGMASATPESQGVSSEAILHYLQAANASGLEHHAFMLMRHGKVISEAYWNPFTPDHIHTLYSLSKSFTSTAIGMAVQEGRFKLTDKVISFFPEHLPVSVSDYQARLEIRHLLNMASGHTSDTMGPMRAAEGVSWVKTFFDRPLEKEPGTHFLYNTGASYMCSAILTKVTGQKMFDYLTPRLFKPLGITQADWEESPEGVNVAGYGLRVTTRDIIKFGQLYLNKGLWQGKQLINSAYVDEATTSHITSNPGDGDWSQGYGYQFWRCKPGFYRGDGAFGQFCIVMPQYDAVIAVNSESTDMQKQMTLLWDHILPGIKDGPLKKDKSVQEKVLQFSNNLTLNAKLGESTSPLVKELNNQTYQLKENPWGWHSIQINTSDQGGEIILNKSASAGAKIAIPFGWNAWISNSQRILNPFSGDYRSLVPSMVAATAGTEGNDVLKIRLKYTEGIHGDLLTLNRLSNTGIELTLLNSLAEKNPNTKETRNKLTGII, encoded by the coding sequence ATGTCATCCAGAAGATATTTTTTAAATCAATCAGGTGCTTTGATCCTTGGTGCTGGTGTTTTGCCGTCAGTAACTCCATTTTTAGAAACCAAAAAAGGCATGGCCTCTGCAACGCCTGAGAGCCAGGGTGTATCCAGTGAAGCAATCCTGCATTATTTACAAGCTGCCAACGCAAGTGGTCTGGAGCACCACGCATTTATGTTGATGCGGCATGGCAAAGTCATCTCAGAAGCTTATTGGAATCCATTTACCCCAGATCATATTCACACTTTATATTCATTGAGTAAAAGCTTTACAAGTACAGCCATCGGCATGGCGGTGCAGGAAGGCAGATTTAAACTAACTGATAAGGTCATCTCGTTTTTTCCGGAGCACTTGCCTGTGTCGGTATCAGACTATCAGGCCAGGCTGGAGATCAGGCATCTGCTCAATATGGCCTCAGGACATACTTCGGACACCATGGGACCGATGCGTGCAGCAGAAGGAGTGTCCTGGGTAAAGACTTTTTTTGACAGACCATTGGAAAAAGAGCCGGGTACGCATTTTTTGTACAATACAGGAGCCAGCTATATGTGCAGTGCTATCCTGACAAAAGTGACGGGGCAAAAAATGTTTGATTATCTCACTCCCCGTCTTTTCAAACCACTCGGTATCACCCAGGCTGATTGGGAGGAAAGTCCTGAAGGAGTCAATGTCGCCGGCTATGGCCTGAGGGTGACTACCCGGGATATCATCAAGTTTGGTCAGTTATATTTAAACAAAGGACTATGGCAAGGAAAACAATTGATCAATTCAGCTTATGTAGATGAAGCGACTACTTCACATATAACTTCCAATCCGGGTGATGGTGATTGGTCCCAGGGCTATGGGTACCAGTTTTGGCGATGCAAGCCGGGTTTTTACCGGGGAGATGGAGCCTTTGGTCAGTTTTGTATCGTCATGCCCCAGTATGATGCCGTCATCGCTGTCAATTCTGAAAGCACAGATATGCAGAAACAAATGACTTTACTTTGGGATCATATATTGCCGGGCATCAAAGATGGCCCTCTGAAAAAGGACAAATCGGTGCAAGAAAAGGTACTGCAATTCAGTAATAATCTGACTCTGAATGCGAAACTAGGTGAATCGACTTCTCCATTGGTCAAAGAATTAAACAACCAGACATATCAATTGAAGGAAAATCCCTGGGGATGGCATTCGATTCAAATCAACACTAGTGATCAAGGCGGTGAGATCATTTTGAACAAATCAGCCTCTGCGGGTGCTAAAATAGCTATTCCCTTCGGCTGGAATGCCTGGATATCCAATAGTCAACGAATATTGAACCCTTTCTCCGGGGATTACCGTAGCCTGGTGCCTTCCATGGTAGCAGCTACTGCCGGTACTGAAGGCAACGATGTGTTGAAGATTAGATTAAAATACACAGAGGGCATCCATGGTGATCTATTGACCTTAAATCGTCTAAGTAATACTGGAATTGAACTGACACTTTTGAATAGCCTTGCTGAAAAAAATCCAAATACAAAAGAAACCAGAAATAAATTGACAGGAATAATCTGA